A region of Rhizobium grahamii DNA encodes the following proteins:
- the amn gene encoding AMP nucleosidase, protein MSKRISPLDVSSPSPYAPKTFDDPIKAVDALTELYERNTAFLIENFTALAKGAPITSRYRAFYPQVSIETTSFGHIDTRLSYGHVTAPGIYTTTVTRPKLFRHYLKQQLGLLMRNHGVPVTVSESSTPIPLHFAFGEGAHVEASAAAFMDIPMRDLFDTPDLNTTDDEIANGEYIPPPGEPSPLAPFTAQRIDYSLARLSHYTATGAQHFQNFVLFTNYQFYIDEFCAWARKLMADGGDGYTSFVEPGNIITHAGSSQPETDVTLARLPQMPAYHLKMKGHAGITMINIGVGPSNAKTITDHVAVLRPHAWLMLGHCAGLRNSQRLGDYVLAHAYMREDHVLDDDLPVWVPIPALAEVQVALEAAVAEITGYEGFELKRIMRTGTVGTIDNRNWELRDQRGPVKRLSQARAIALDMESATIAANGFRFRVPYGTLLCVSDKPLHGELKLPGMATAFYRTQVNQHLQIGIRAVQKLAAMPPEALHSRKLRSFFETAFQ, encoded by the coding sequence ATGAGCAAACGAATCTCTCCTCTCGACGTCTCGTCCCCTTCACCCTATGCGCCGAAGACATTCGATGACCCCATCAAGGCGGTCGATGCGCTGACGGAACTTTACGAGCGCAATACGGCCTTCCTGATCGAGAACTTCACAGCGCTGGCAAAGGGCGCTCCGATCACATCGCGGTACCGTGCGTTCTATCCCCAGGTGAGCATCGAGACGACGAGCTTCGGACATATCGACACGCGCCTTTCCTACGGCCATGTGACGGCACCCGGGATTTATACGACAACAGTCACCCGGCCGAAGCTCTTCAGGCACTATCTGAAGCAGCAGCTTGGATTGTTGATGCGCAACCACGGTGTGCCGGTGACAGTCTCGGAATCCTCCACGCCGATACCGCTGCATTTTGCCTTCGGCGAAGGCGCGCATGTGGAAGCTTCCGCCGCCGCTTTCATGGACATCCCGATGCGGGACCTCTTCGATACGCCGGACCTGAACACCACGGACGACGAGATCGCGAACGGCGAGTATATCCCACCGCCGGGCGAGCCCTCCCCACTCGCGCCCTTCACGGCGCAACGCATCGACTATTCGCTGGCTCGCCTCTCCCACTACACGGCGACCGGCGCGCAGCACTTCCAGAACTTCGTGCTGTTCACGAACTATCAGTTCTACATCGATGAGTTCTGCGCCTGGGCGCGCAAGCTGATGGCCGATGGCGGCGACGGCTACACCTCGTTCGTGGAGCCCGGCAACATCATCACGCATGCAGGCAGCAGCCAGCCCGAAACGGATGTGACGCTCGCCCGGCTTCCCCAGATGCCGGCCTATCACCTCAAGATGAAGGGGCATGCCGGGATCACGATGATCAACATCGGCGTCGGCCCCTCCAATGCCAAGACGATCACCGACCACGTCGCTGTGCTGCGGCCGCATGCATGGCTGATGCTTGGCCATTGCGCCGGCCTGCGCAACAGCCAGCGGCTCGGTGATTACGTGCTTGCCCACGCCTACATGCGTGAAGACCATGTCCTCGACGACGACCTGCCGGTCTGGGTTCCCATTCCGGCCCTTGCCGAAGTGCAGGTGGCGCTCGAGGCAGCCGTTGCCGAGATCACCGGTTACGAAGGCTTTGAACTGAAACGCATCATGCGAACAGGCACTGTCGGCACCATCGACAACCGCAACTGGGAACTGCGCGATCAGCGGGGACCGGTAAAGCGCCTCTCGCAGGCGCGCGCCATCGCACTGGACATGGAATCGGCGACCATTGCCGCCAACGGATTCCGCTTCCGCGTGCCTTACGGAACGCTGCTCTGTGTTTCGGACAAGCCGCTGCATGGCGAGTTGAAGCTGCCGGGGATGGCGACGGCCTTTTACCGAACGCAGGTCAACCAACATCTGCAGATCGGAATTCGCGCTGTGCAGAAGCTCGCAGCGATGCCGCCGGAAGCCCTGCACTCACGCAAGCTGCGCAGTTTCTTCGAAACCGCGTTTCAATAG
- a CDS encoding DUF2147 domain-containing protein: MIRKLILAGVFALAGTLAHADEPIVGNWKTASGDTAIIASCGGSSYCITLKTGKYAGRKIGTLAGSGEDYTGEITDPSNDKTYSGSGTISGSSLKMKGCVLKILCKSQTWTRL, translated from the coding sequence ATGATCCGCAAACTCATTCTGGCAGGTGTCTTTGCACTCGCAGGGACACTTGCTCATGCCGACGAGCCGATCGTGGGCAACTGGAAGACGGCATCCGGCGATACCGCGATCATCGCATCGTGCGGCGGGAGCAGCTACTGCATCACGCTGAAAACCGGCAAATACGCCGGACGAAAGATCGGCACGCTGGCCGGCAGCGGCGAGGACTATACCGGCGAGATCACCGATCCAAGCAACGACAAGACTTACAGCGGCTCCGGCACGATCTCGGGCAGCTCTCTGAAAATGAAGGGTTGCGTGCTGAAGATACTTTGCAAGTCACAGACCTGGACGCGTCTCTAA
- a CDS encoding sel1 repeat family protein encodes MARFEMHSAEMATMGGENNADVFCEMGLMYATGRGCAVDLVAAHKWLNIAAIKGNDRAASLRADVAANMDKMQLVEALRAAREWMTIH; translated from the coding sequence ATGGCACGCTTTGAAATGCATAGCGCTGAAATGGCCACCATGGGTGGCGAGAATAACGCCGATGTCTTCTGCGAAATGGGTCTGATGTATGCAACCGGACGCGGCTGCGCCGTCGATCTGGTGGCGGCTCACAAGTGGCTGAACATCGCCGCGATCAAGGGCAACGACCGGGCAGCTTCGCTGCGCGCCGATGTTGCCGCGAATATGGACAAGATGCAGCTTGTCGAAGCTCTTCGTGCAGCCCGCGAATGGATGACGATCCACTGA
- a CDS encoding pyridoxal phosphate-dependent aminotransferase, with translation MSAFSRFTPLVSALPSTVPFVGPEAIERQRNLQVKARIGANENGFGPAPSVLAAMREQAGDIWKYNDPENYALKQALAAHLGTSASNIAIGGGIDELLGQIVRLVIDPGLPVVTSLGGYPTFNFHVAGFGGRLVTVPYRQDREDLGGLLDAVKRENAPLVYFANPDNPMGSWWDADEVVAFAKAIPETTLLVLDEAYSETGPASSLPSIASLIDRPNIIRTRTFSKAYGLAGARVGYAISTPDTATAFDKIRNHFGMNRLATVAALAALEDQAYLNEVVGNIHAARDRIAGIATANGLQPLASATNFVAIDAGRDGIYAKAIVDGLMQHGVFIRMPGVAPLNRCIRVSVGPEADMALFEEALPLVLKSLG, from the coding sequence ATGTCCGCCTTTTCGCGCTTCACCCCGCTCGTCAGCGCCCTGCCCTCCACCGTGCCTTTTGTCGGCCCCGAAGCGATCGAACGGCAGCGAAACCTTCAGGTGAAAGCACGCATCGGTGCCAACGAAAACGGGTTCGGTCCGGCGCCATCGGTGCTTGCCGCGATGCGCGAGCAGGCCGGGGATATCTGGAAATACAACGATCCGGAAAATTATGCCCTGAAGCAGGCATTGGCTGCGCATCTCGGCACGAGCGCCTCAAACATTGCGATCGGCGGCGGCATTGATGAACTGCTCGGCCAGATCGTCAGGCTCGTCATCGATCCAGGCCTGCCCGTGGTCACATCGCTTGGCGGCTATCCGACATTCAATTTCCACGTGGCCGGCTTCGGCGGGCGGCTTGTCACCGTGCCCTACAGGCAAGATCGCGAAGATCTCGGCGGTCTGCTCGATGCCGTGAAGCGTGAAAACGCGCCGCTCGTCTATTTTGCCAATCCCGACAATCCGATGGGTAGCTGGTGGGACGCGGATGAGGTGGTCGCGTTTGCCAAGGCAATTCCCGAGACCACGCTTCTGGTTCTCGACGAAGCCTATAGCGAAACCGGGCCGGCAAGCTCGCTGCCGTCGATCGCATCGCTCATCGACCGCCCGAACATCATCAGAACCCGCACTTTCTCTAAGGCCTACGGCCTGGCAGGTGCGCGAGTCGGCTACGCCATCTCGACGCCAGACACCGCGACGGCCTTCGACAAGATCCGCAATCACTTCGGGATGAACCGGCTTGCGACGGTCGCCGCGCTCGCCGCACTGGAGGATCAGGCCTATCTCAACGAGGTTGTCGGCAACATTCACGCAGCGCGCGATCGGATCGCCGGCATCGCGACCGCAAACGGCCTGCAGCCGCTGGCGTCTGCGACGAATTTCGTGGCGATCGACGCCGGCCGGGACGGGATATATGCCAAGGCTATCGTCGATGGTCTGATGCAGCACGGCGTCTTCATTCGAATGCCCGGCGTGGCGCCGCTCAATCGCTGCATTCGCGTCAGCGTCGGTCCGGAAGCGGACATGGCGCTCTTCGAAGAAGCACTGCCGCTCGTTCTCAAATCGCTTGGATAA